Proteins from a single region of Kitasatospora sp. NBC_00240:
- a CDS encoding alpha/beta fold hydrolase codes for MTTNTPEEGTPATGAAVPTDAELAQSLAGNFRSDHITVEGLRLHYVAGGEGRPLVLLPGWPQTWWEFRKVMPALAEAGRRVIVLDLPGMGGSDKPAGGYDKKTMAGVVHGFIRALGYDQVDIAGHDVGSQVAFSFAANHPQAVRKVALLDVLHPDASLYQIPMLPAPGMPFHPWWFAFNSVAGLPEQLLAGRARHLVDWVFDGFLLDRGAVDEQARAVYTRAYDTADGIRGGNGWYQTFGQDIVDLGTYGKIAAPVLGLVSNLADGLFAAQMQATLPTQAGDVRVVVVPDAGHYFVEEAPQAVIDEFNTFFA; via the coding sequence GTGACCACGAACACGCCCGAGGAGGGCACGCCGGCAACGGGCGCGGCCGTCCCCACCGACGCCGAGCTCGCGCAGTCGCTGGCCGGGAACTTCCGCAGCGACCACATCACCGTGGAGGGCCTGCGCCTGCACTACGTCGCCGGCGGGGAGGGCAGGCCGCTGGTGCTGCTGCCCGGCTGGCCGCAGACCTGGTGGGAGTTCCGCAAGGTGATGCCCGCGCTCGCCGAGGCCGGCCGCCGGGTGATCGTGCTGGACCTGCCCGGCATGGGCGGCTCGGACAAGCCCGCCGGCGGATACGACAAGAAGACGATGGCCGGCGTCGTCCACGGGTTCATCCGCGCCCTGGGCTACGACCAGGTCGACATCGCCGGCCACGACGTGGGCTCGCAGGTCGCCTTCAGCTTCGCGGCCAACCACCCGCAGGCCGTCCGCAAGGTCGCGCTGCTGGACGTGCTGCACCCCGACGCCTCGCTCTACCAGATCCCGATGCTCCCGGCGCCGGGCATGCCCTTCCACCCGTGGTGGTTCGCCTTCAACTCGGTCGCCGGCCTGCCCGAGCAACTGCTCGCCGGACGCGCCCGCCACCTGGTGGACTGGGTCTTCGACGGGTTCCTGCTGGACCGCGGCGCCGTCGACGAGCAGGCCCGCGCCGTCTACACCCGCGCCTACGACACCGCGGACGGGATCCGCGGCGGCAACGGCTGGTACCAGACGTTCGGCCAGGACATCGTGGACCTCGGCACCTACGGCAAGATCGCCGCCCCGGTGCTCGGCCTGGTCTCCAACCTCGCCGACGGCCTCTTCGCCGCCCAGATGCAGGCCACCCTGCCCACCCAGGCCGGCGACGTGCGGGTCGTCGTGGTCCCCGACGCGGGCCACTACTTCGTCGAAGAGGCCCCGCAGGCCGTGATCGACGAGTTCAACACGTTCTTCGCCTGA